A region from the Gemmatimonadaceae bacterium genome encodes:
- a CDS encoding metallophosphoesterase, with protein MRSLHFPHAGPLLLGVLFATGCQDVATTGYAAAAEAYQSAEPVVALPNKTGSFKFGVLGDFGTGALAQYQLAGQMAKLHERFKYEIVVTVGDNLYGSERPQDFQKKFEIPYKPLLDAGVKFYGALGNHDAREQQHYKLFNMNGKLYYTFNPKQDVRFFVLESTYPTPEQIQWLEDELKASSSNWKIVMFHHPLYSSGKRHGSDLRLREVLEPLFLKYNVSVVLNGHDHVYERVKPQKGIQYFVVGSGGQLRSGNIDRKSGITAKGFDTDLAFMAAEIIGDEMYFNAISRVGQIVDSGVLTRRKITR; from the coding sequence ATGCGTTCGCTGCATTTCCCTCACGCCGGACCTCTGTTACTCGGCGTCCTGTTCGCAACCGGTTGCCAGGACGTCGCGACCACTGGCTACGCTGCTGCCGCTGAGGCGTACCAGTCCGCCGAACCAGTGGTTGCACTGCCGAATAAGACGGGGTCGTTCAAATTCGGCGTCCTCGGCGATTTCGGCACCGGCGCTCTCGCCCAGTATCAGCTCGCCGGCCAGATGGCGAAGCTCCACGAACGGTTCAAATACGAAATCGTGGTGACGGTCGGCGACAACCTGTATGGGTCAGAGCGCCCGCAGGATTTCCAGAAGAAGTTTGAGATCCCGTATAAGCCGTTGCTCGATGCCGGAGTGAAGTTCTACGGCGCGCTGGGCAACCATGATGCGCGAGAGCAACAGCACTACAAGCTGTTCAACATGAACGGAAAGCTGTACTACACGTTCAACCCGAAACAGGACGTGCGGTTCTTCGTTCTGGAGAGCACGTACCCGACGCCCGAGCAGATTCAGTGGCTGGAGGACGAGCTCAAGGCATCGAGCAGCAATTGGAAGATCGTGATGTTCCATCACCCGCTTTACTCGTCCGGCAAGCGGCACGGTTCGGATTTGCGTCTTCGGGAAGTTCTCGAGCCCCTCTTCCTCAAGTACAACGTAAGTGTGGTCCTCAACGGCCACGACCACGTCTACGAACGCGTGAAGCCTCAGAAGGGCATCCAGTATTTTGTGGTGGGCTCCGGGGGCCAGCTGCGATCCGGCAACATCGACCGAAAGTCCGGCATCACAGCAAAGGGGTTCGACACCGACCTGGCGTTCATGGCTGCGGAAATCATTGGCGACGAGATGTACTTCAACGCCATTTCACGCGTGGGCCAAATCGTCGACTCCGGCGTTCTGACGCGTCGGAAGATCACGCGCTGA
- a CDS encoding serine hydrolase domain-containing protein: MLRRISVVAGLIASTAVGASGQTADPRLKATVDSVATQVLQSTGVPSASVAIVQHGRIVFAKAYGAARLEPRTTATSDMRYAVGSISKQFTASAMLLLLQEGKLKLEDPVGKYVPGLSRGNEVTIRQILSHTSGYQDFWPQDYLMEPMRQNATPQQIMDRWAKQPLDFEPGTRWQYSNTGFVLAAMIVEKVSGMPFFQFVQTRLLNPLGMKSASDFDTNPRAADPTGYIRYGLGPLRPAPDAGKGWMYGAGMLAMTAADLAKWDISLIQRSLLSPGSYQAMFGVTTLRNGASSNYGLGVFTQMAGGHFLVEHSGEVSGFTAENFVYPEDSAAIVVMTNQDAAPASGAIAGQIARLLFTTEDALAASRTAQARAIFEGLQKGTVDRSLFTANANGYFSDVALRDFVASLAPLGAPSSFVQVSTSKRGGMTLRSYRATFAGRALRVWTYETADGKLEQYQIAPVA; encoded by the coding sequence ATGCTAAGAAGAATCTCCGTCGTAGCTGGCCTGATCGCGTCGACCGCAGTCGGAGCGTCTGGGCAAACTGCCGATCCGAGGCTTAAAGCGACAGTCGACTCCGTTGCTACTCAGGTGCTGCAGAGCACCGGAGTGCCGAGTGCGAGCGTCGCCATCGTGCAGCACGGTCGGATCGTGTTCGCTAAAGCTTACGGTGCGGCGAGGCTCGAGCCTCGCACGACGGCAACTTCCGACATGCGCTATGCAGTCGGCTCCATCAGTAAGCAGTTCACGGCGTCAGCTATGTTGTTGCTGCTGCAGGAAGGCAAGCTCAAGCTGGAGGATCCGGTCGGCAAATATGTGCCAGGTCTCTCGCGCGGAAATGAGGTAACGATTCGTCAGATCCTCTCGCACACGTCCGGCTATCAGGATTTCTGGCCCCAGGATTATCTGATGGAGCCGATGCGCCAGAACGCGACTCCGCAGCAGATCATGGATCGGTGGGCTAAACAGCCGCTCGATTTCGAGCCCGGCACTCGCTGGCAGTACAGCAACACCGGCTTCGTGCTGGCCGCGATGATAGTCGAGAAAGTCAGCGGCATGCCCTTCTTTCAGTTCGTGCAGACCAGGCTGCTCAATCCGCTCGGCATGAAGAGCGCGAGTGATTTCGACACCAATCCGCGCGCAGCTGATCCGACGGGTTACATACGCTACGGACTTGGCCCTCTGCGTCCCGCGCCTGATGCGGGAAAGGGCTGGATGTACGGCGCGGGAATGCTGGCGATGACCGCCGCCGATCTGGCGAAGTGGGACATTTCGCTCATCCAGCGGAGTCTGCTGTCCCCCGGGTCATATCAGGCGATGTTCGGAGTAACGACGCTAAGGAATGGCGCGTCGAGCAACTATGGCCTCGGCGTGTTCACGCAGATGGCGGGCGGACACTTCCTTGTCGAGCACAGTGGCGAGGTATCCGGCTTCACGGCGGAGAACTTCGTGTATCCGGAAGACAGCGCTGCGATCGTCGTAATGACTAATCAGGATGCCGCGCCCGCATCAGGTGCAATTGCGGGTCAGATTGCACGCCTGCTATTCACGACCGAGGATGCTCTCGCCGCGAGTCGCACTGCGCAGGCGCGCGCGATCTTCGAGGGATTGCAGAAGGGAACCGTGGATCGTTCGTTGTTCACCGCAAATGCGAACGGATATTTCAGCGACGTTGCGTTGCGCGACTTCGTTGCGAGTCTCGCGCCGCTCGGTGCGCCGAGCAGTTTCGTGCAGGTGAGCACATCCAAGCGGGGTGGTATGACGCTGCGATCCTACCGTGCGACGTTTGCCGGGCGAGCGCTGCGAGTGTGGACGTACGAAACTGCTGACGGGAAGCTGGAACAGTATCAGATCGCGCCGGTGGCCTAA